Proteins found in one Sporosarcina jeotgali genomic segment:
- a CDS encoding LCP family protein — MNRSERRTRKKKKKVWITLLILFLLIGGAAYFGINQFKAGQSLAGEKPDKGEEDIFNAPEPQYGEINILLLGSDARPKDDEGRSDSLMIAHYNQDTKELKTVSVMRDIYVEIPGHGKHKMNAAYSIGGPELVRKTIKENFGIDIHYYAEVNFDGFPKMVDVVAPDGIEVDIPYRMSHGINMTLEPGIQRLHGNELLGYVRFRHDSKSDFGRVERQQEALAKLKAEAVSLHSLLSLPKLLGMADSYVTTNLDKKTMLSIGKGLLDNKDSGIESMRLPIDGSFDENQRIPGVGQVLTIDFDENTQALNDFLSSKSGTSTPSDKNIEMNTDQE; from the coding sequence ATGAACCGTTCTGAACGCAGAACACGTAAAAAAAAGAAAAAAGTCTGGATAACCTTGCTCATACTATTCCTCCTTATCGGCGGTGCAGCTTATTTCGGGATTAATCAGTTTAAAGCAGGACAGTCCCTTGCAGGTGAAAAGCCCGATAAAGGTGAAGAAGATATATTTAACGCTCCTGAACCTCAATATGGAGAGATCAATATTTTATTATTAGGATCTGATGCACGTCCTAAAGACGATGAAGGAAGATCCGATTCATTGATGATTGCACATTATAATCAGGATACTAAAGAATTGAAAACCGTTTCTGTGATGCGTGACATTTATGTAGAGATCCCTGGGCACGGAAAACATAAAATGAATGCCGCTTACTCTATCGGCGGACCAGAACTTGTGCGAAAAACAATTAAAGAGAACTTTGGAATCGACATCCATTATTACGCAGAAGTCAATTTCGATGGATTCCCCAAAATGGTCGATGTAGTAGCACCAGACGGCATTGAAGTTGATATCCCATATCGAATGTCGCACGGCATTAACATGACACTAGAACCAGGAATTCAACGCCTGCACGGAAATGAACTGCTAGGTTATGTACGATTCCGTCATGACAGCAAAAGTGATTTCGGACGTGTAGAACGTCAGCAAGAAGCACTTGCTAAGCTTAAAGCAGAAGCTGTCAGTCTTCACAGCTTGCTAAGCCTTCCTAAATTACTTGGTATGGCAGATAGCTATGTGACGACAAACCTAGATAAGAAAACCATGCTGTCGATAGGTAAGGGCCTATTGGACAACAAAGATTCTGGTATTGAATCTATGCGCTTGCCGATCGATGGGTCATTTGACGAAAATCAAAGGATCCCCGGAGTCGGTCAAGTACTGACTATTGATTTTGATGAAAACACACAGGCCCTTAATGACTTTTTATCATCTAAATCCGGCACCTCCACACCGTCGGATAAAAATATTGAAATGAATACAGACCAGGAATAA
- a CDS encoding AAA domain-containing protein, giving the protein MNRDTFEKTVKCELTMTTSARNGIGKIAKDEHAFFAMQKSFAVHIEKRPENQQGSQAFSFFFDPEENVKLNELLDGRVPVLECIVKNDGFLATGFHVRGKREPAATNRRLGANVKFKLGKSSGISLPIDFATLLRELPIAEERSEYVKKRIGGWEGYLRIMEKNADVEDIHARVKSVTLSEDFRTASIRIDGLPNKAWRTITGFSAKFAGVSFDLGNVVNADKKTNRIDVELKNGAVQSARKTGFQGNDFESIVFSNFAELSQVRRLRRGFKDLQNGLAANANLEKILFEERPVVKITNRREPLEFETSLNKYQQEAVNGAMNANDLYVIQGPPGTGKTTVISEICNQAVKAGLRTLVASQANLAVDNALGRLLNNQDIRILRYGRTESIEEEGRKFIEENVAEHWRTQTLEAMEFQLDQHNQLEATLRKEEVTVQKKSAALVEQQTELLEQQAAWNENKEKLRTIQQELKEVQQKKQDAQLAVEKNEGARKSAEIKLEETMSEISRLKKVTTEISSGNLKLTELKQERQQLQDRIDLLKTSQSLAEMAAQVNELQTAINHNSEQIETYQGVLSKVTSVGKLNDLKDLLDEVNFVPTPELDQKMTNLIRQIDRVQEVGGEESFSAWSDTVLRIDKAITTVTKILEEHQFHNRIRIPKGFRNRHTLESIHETVSRVGRYLVQPNVKKILSTTSFSVESYDCLENLTKAVGLLHDRKNFISAFLLEAQSTASLFEDIKKIAAEIFNGKLIELTAKQQGIQDRFNQLNGQLMEIRTVSDETQSPEVIADVLNEIEASHIAISKTIQEVLEAEKTLKAVEADLEKAHQQRETIRADIHSCTVVEEEQSEQLNGFIKILADKQSQAETLSQVLLTDPAPLLAENSSNQRELKQQMEQITKQLENVPAIQSVQKNWHQMLTEASPYDLDEIRKLYVKHANVIGTTCVASARKEFVEEYPVFDLVIIDEVSKATPPELLLPMLKGKKIVLVGDHHQLPPLVGQETMEEFLEEMPDDEQKRDMERLLKESLFERLFRTLPKQNKTMLAIQYRMHERIMKSITPFYNENGYELVCGLPDSDTARAHHLETKTIKPDDHLLWIDQPNTPDFYEAKPKGGTSRYNESELKAIRDMILDLDQAAEKAIEQGKLHVNSKKQVGVISFYGEQVKRINQMIQEELQSEHLIFRTGSVDKFQGMEMDIIIVSFVRNHGDASGEIGFAKDYRRLNVALSRAKELLVIVGSSEMFINKPKSKLTRDMYQHLFEEISKQGGIRSLVESGS; this is encoded by the coding sequence ATGAACCGGGATACGTTTGAAAAGACGGTAAAATGTGAGTTGACCATGACAACGAGTGCTCGTAATGGGATTGGAAAAATCGCCAAAGACGAACACGCTTTTTTTGCTATGCAAAAATCTTTCGCTGTACATATTGAAAAAAGACCTGAAAATCAGCAAGGGAGCCAAGCTTTTTCGTTTTTCTTTGACCCTGAAGAAAATGTGAAACTGAATGAACTGCTGGATGGCCGTGTCCCTGTATTAGAATGTATTGTTAAAAATGATGGGTTCCTCGCAACGGGATTTCATGTGCGAGGCAAACGAGAACCAGCAGCAACAAATCGCCGGCTGGGGGCGAACGTCAAATTCAAATTGGGCAAAAGCTCTGGGATTTCATTGCCCATTGATTTTGCCACGCTTTTACGTGAACTTCCAATTGCAGAAGAGCGTTCGGAATACGTAAAAAAGCGAATTGGCGGCTGGGAAGGCTATTTGCGCATCATGGAGAAAAATGCGGATGTTGAAGATATTCACGCCCGTGTCAAATCTGTCACGCTAAGTGAAGATTTCCGTACGGCTTCTATCCGAATCGATGGTCTGCCTAACAAAGCTTGGAGAACGATCACAGGATTCTCTGCAAAATTTGCAGGAGTTTCTTTTGATCTGGGCAATGTGGTCAACGCGGATAAGAAAACAAACCGCATAGATGTAGAGCTCAAGAATGGCGCTGTACAAAGTGCGCGGAAAACAGGATTTCAAGGAAACGATTTTGAGTCAATTGTTTTCAGTAACTTTGCAGAACTGAGTCAAGTCAGAAGACTGAGAAGAGGATTCAAAGATCTTCAAAATGGGCTGGCTGCGAATGCTAACTTAGAGAAAATCTTGTTTGAAGAACGCCCAGTTGTGAAAATTACGAATCGAAGAGAACCGCTGGAGTTCGAAACGTCTTTGAACAAGTACCAGCAAGAAGCGGTTAATGGAGCCATGAATGCGAATGACTTATATGTCATTCAAGGCCCTCCGGGAACGGGAAAGACAACTGTTATTTCTGAGATTTGCAATCAAGCTGTAAAAGCAGGCTTACGCACACTCGTAGCATCACAGGCAAATCTGGCAGTAGATAATGCCTTAGGAAGACTCCTGAACAATCAAGACATAAGAATTCTCCGTTATGGCAGAACTGAAAGCATTGAAGAAGAAGGACGCAAATTCATTGAAGAAAACGTTGCGGAGCATTGGCGAACACAAACGTTAGAGGCGATGGAATTCCAGCTGGACCAACACAATCAGCTCGAGGCTACTCTTCGAAAAGAGGAAGTAACAGTACAAAAAAAATCTGCTGCGCTAGTAGAGCAGCAAACTGAGTTACTTGAACAGCAGGCCGCCTGGAATGAAAACAAAGAAAAGCTTCGTACAATCCAACAAGAACTAAAAGAAGTGCAGCAGAAAAAACAGGATGCACAGCTTGCTGTCGAAAAAAATGAAGGTGCGAGGAAATCAGCAGAGATTAAGCTCGAAGAAACCATGTCTGAAATTAGTCGATTAAAGAAAGTAACGACTGAAATTTCTTCAGGCAACTTAAAGTTGACTGAACTGAAACAGGAACGCCAGCAGCTGCAAGACAGAATTGACCTGCTGAAAACGAGTCAATCGTTAGCAGAAATGGCCGCTCAAGTAAATGAGTTGCAAACAGCGATTAACCATAATTCGGAACAAATTGAAACTTATCAAGGAGTTCTCTCTAAAGTAACGTCTGTAGGAAAGCTGAATGACTTGAAGGATTTATTGGACGAAGTAAACTTTGTTCCTACACCAGAACTTGATCAGAAGATGACCAATCTGATTCGCCAAATTGATCGGGTTCAAGAAGTTGGCGGGGAAGAGAGCTTTTCAGCATGGTCTGATACGGTATTGCGGATTGATAAAGCAATCACTACTGTAACGAAAATTCTGGAGGAGCATCAGTTCCATAATCGTATACGCATTCCGAAAGGATTTCGTAATCGCCACACGCTGGAGTCAATTCACGAAACGGTTAGCAGAGTCGGCCGTTATTTAGTTCAGCCAAACGTTAAAAAGATCCTAAGCACAACATCGTTTTCAGTAGAATCTTACGACTGTCTTGAAAATTTAACGAAAGCTGTTGGGCTGCTGCATGATCGAAAGAACTTCATCTCTGCATTTCTTCTAGAAGCGCAATCTACAGCGTCGTTGTTTGAAGACATTAAAAAAATCGCAGCAGAAATATTCAATGGGAAACTTATTGAACTAACTGCTAAACAACAAGGCATTCAAGACCGTTTTAATCAGTTAAACGGACAACTAATGGAAATCCGGACCGTAAGTGATGAAACGCAGTCACCCGAAGTGATAGCTGATGTCCTTAATGAGATTGAAGCCTCGCATATTGCTATATCTAAAACCATACAAGAAGTGCTTGAAGCAGAGAAAACTCTTAAGGCTGTTGAAGCAGACCTTGAAAAAGCCCATCAACAAAGGGAAACAATTCGAGCTGACATCCATTCATGCACTGTGGTGGAAGAAGAACAAAGCGAGCAGTTAAATGGATTCATAAAAATATTAGCTGATAAACAAAGTCAGGCAGAGACACTTTCGCAAGTATTATTAACTGACCCCGCTCCTCTTTTGGCGGAAAACTCCAGTAACCAAAGAGAATTGAAACAACAGATGGAGCAGATTACAAAGCAACTTGAAAATGTTCCAGCAATTCAATCCGTTCAAAAGAATTGGCATCAGATGCTGACTGAAGCAAGCCCATATGACTTGGATGAAATCCGGAAACTATATGTTAAACACGCAAACGTAATTGGTACTACGTGTGTTGCTTCTGCTCGAAAAGAATTTGTAGAAGAATATCCGGTTTTCGATTTAGTCATAATAGATGAAGTTTCCAAAGCAACTCCGCCTGAACTGTTACTCCCTATGCTAAAAGGGAAAAAGATTGTGCTTGTAGGAGATCATCATCAGCTTCCGCCATTAGTCGGTCAAGAAACGATGGAAGAGTTTTTAGAGGAAATGCCTGATGATGAACAGAAAAGAGATATGGAACGTTTGTTGAAAGAATCTCTCTTTGAACGATTGTTCAGAACTCTGCCAAAACAAAATAAGACGATGTTAGCGATCCAGTATAGAATGCATGAACGTATTATGAAGTCCATAACACCGTTCTACAATGAAAACGGGTACGAGCTTGTTTGCGGGCTTCCTGATTCTGATACAGCACGCGCGCATCATCTTGAAACAAAAACCATTAAGCCGGATGACCATTTACTTTGGATTGATCAACCTAATACACCTGATTTCTATGAAGCGAAACCAAAAGGCGGAACAAGCCGTTATAATGAAAGTGAACTGAAAGCTATACGAGACATGATACTGGATTTAGATCAGGCTGCTGAAAAAGCGATTGAACAAGGGAAACTGCATGTAAATTCAAAAAAACAAGTGGGAGTGATCAGCTTCTACGGCGAGCAAGTTAAACGCATTAATCAGATGATTCAAGAGGAACTTCAGTCAGAGCATCTTATATTCCGAACTGGTTCTGTCGATAAATTCCAAGGCATGGAAATGGACATCATCATTGTGAGTTTTGTTCGGAATCATGGGGATGCAAGCGGCGAAATCGGCTTTGCAAAAGACTACAGACGTCTCAATGTCGCACTTTCCCGTGCGAAAGAGCTTTTAGTGATTGTCGGAAGTTCAGAAATGTTCATCAACAAACCAAAATCGAAATTGACTCGTGATATGTATCAGCATTTGTTTGAGGAAATCAGCAAACAAGGCGGCATCCGTTCACTTGTTGAATCGGGCTCGTAA
- a CDS encoding YitT family protein: MFFIEAKRIVTVILGALLLSVSLNLFLINANVYASGFAGIAQLLSSVLADFAGITVSTGILLLVLNVPVFILGWFKVGKGFTIYSIVSVIFTTIFMGIIPVMSLSDDIILNAVFGGVIGGVGVGISLKLGASTGGMDIVAMVLSRLQDKPIGTYFLLLNGIIIVAAGFLYEPENALYTMVALYVSTAVIDAIHTRHEKVTAMIVTRKADELQAAIHDQMVRGITIIPAKGGYTKEEKNMLYLVITRYELYDLEKIISEVDPNAFANIVQTVGIFGFFRREGQSIT; the protein is encoded by the coding sequence ATGTTTTTTATTGAAGCAAAACGAATTGTTACCGTGATTTTAGGTGCGTTATTATTATCGGTATCTCTGAACTTGTTCCTCATTAATGCAAACGTTTATGCAAGTGGTTTCGCAGGGATCGCCCAGCTGCTTTCAAGTGTTCTCGCGGACTTTGCGGGGATAACTGTTTCTACTGGTATACTGCTCCTAGTACTGAACGTTCCAGTGTTCATATTAGGGTGGTTTAAGGTAGGGAAAGGCTTTACCATTTACAGTATCGTTTCTGTAATTTTCACAACAATTTTCATGGGTATTATCCCAGTCATGTCATTATCTGATGATATCATCCTTAATGCTGTATTTGGCGGAGTCATAGGTGGGGTCGGTGTTGGTATTTCATTGAAACTGGGTGCCTCAACTGGTGGTATGGATATTGTTGCGATGGTCTTGTCGCGCTTACAAGATAAGCCGATAGGTACTTATTTCTTGTTGTTGAACGGAATTATTATTGTAGCAGCTGGATTTTTGTATGAACCCGAAAATGCGTTATACACGATGGTCGCGCTTTATGTTTCAACAGCCGTAATTGATGCAATTCATACACGTCATGAAAAAGTGACTGCGATGATTGTTACTCGAAAAGCGGACGAATTACAGGCTGCGATACATGATCAAATGGTCCGCGGAATAACGATTATTCCAGCCAAGGGCGGCTATACGAAAGAAGAAAAGAACATGTTGTATTTGGTGATTACAAGATATGAACTATACGACTTGGAAAAGATTATTAGTGAAGTCGATCCAAACGCATTTGCTAATATTGTTCAGACGGTAGGCATTTTTGGCTTCTTCCGCCGAGAAGGTCAATCGATCACATAA
- a CDS encoding cupin domain-containing protein, with amino-acid sequence MKRNAAYWTKQLMLESHPEGGSFASSYAAGSTIDTPAGARPLYTSIYFMLADGEVSHFHQLQSDELWYYHDGSALTVHKISADGEYSAVKLGLDMEQGEQPQILVPAGAIFGSSMIESGDYALVGCMVSPGFDFEDFKLFTEEELVERFPQHETIIKKMTP; translated from the coding sequence ATGAAACGTAATGCAGCGTATTGGACAAAACAATTAATGCTGGAAAGCCATCCTGAAGGCGGCAGCTTTGCCAGCTCTTATGCAGCTGGAAGTACGATTGATACACCTGCGGGAGCAAGACCGCTTTATACAAGCATCTATTTCATGTTAGCGGACGGAGAAGTTTCCCATTTTCATCAGCTGCAGTCAGACGAACTCTGGTATTACCACGATGGAAGCGCGCTGACTGTCCATAAGATTTCAGCTGATGGTGAGTATTCAGCAGTGAAATTAGGATTGGACATGGAACAAGGTGAACAACCGCAAATACTTGTCCCTGCAGGGGCTATATTTGGTTCATCTATGATTGAAAGCGGCGATTATGCACTTGTAGGCTGCATGGTTTCACCTGGGTTTGATTTTGAGGATTTTAAGTTGTTCACTGAAGAAGAATTGGTAGAGCGATTCCCGCAGCATGAAACGATCATTAAAAAGATGACGCCATAA